The proteins below are encoded in one region of Prosthecobacter dejongeii:
- a CDS encoding ParB/RepB/Spo0J family partition protein: MAKPALGKGLGALISAQPAGVSSLRPPALAQPAPGDVVNRVGLEQIVPSPLQPRKEFVQEQLAELMESIKEHGIIQPLIVRQVNGKLELIAGERRFRASRELGLKEVPVIVREASDKDVLEMALIENLQREDLNPIEEARAYERLAKDFSMRQEDIAQRVGKNRATVANTMRLLDLASPVQNLLSTGKLSTGHAKVLLTLKDAENQERAAEEIVKKGLTVRAAEKLASGILNPPPPKPVLGDNEVNSAIESVEQRLMHHLTTNVSVRHAEKKGHIEIDYYGVEDLNRLLSLMGVPEEQVEE; the protein is encoded by the coding sequence ATGGCAAAACCAGCACTCGGCAAAGGACTAGGAGCACTGATCTCGGCACAACCCGCCGGGGTCAGCTCATTGCGTCCCCCAGCACTGGCCCAGCCTGCGCCGGGCGATGTGGTCAATCGGGTCGGCCTTGAACAGATCGTTCCTAGCCCTCTTCAGCCTCGCAAAGAATTTGTGCAGGAACAATTGGCCGAATTGATGGAGTCCATCAAGGAACACGGCATCATCCAGCCACTGATCGTTCGCCAGGTGAATGGCAAGCTGGAACTCATCGCAGGTGAGCGCCGCTTCCGCGCTTCTCGTGAGTTGGGGCTCAAAGAAGTGCCCGTCATTGTTCGCGAAGCGTCTGACAAAGACGTGCTTGAGATGGCGCTGATCGAAAACCTGCAGCGCGAAGACCTCAACCCCATCGAAGAAGCCCGCGCCTACGAGCGCCTCGCCAAGGACTTCTCCATGCGCCAGGAAGACATCGCCCAGCGTGTGGGTAAAAATCGTGCCACTGTGGCCAATACCATGCGCCTACTGGACCTGGCTTCTCCCGTCCAGAATCTTCTCTCCACGGGTAAACTCAGCACGGGCCACGCCAAAGTCCTGCTGACCCTGAAGGACGCGGAAAACCAAGAGCGCGCCGCCGAAGAAATCGTCAAAAAAGGCCTCACCGTTCGTGCGGCGGAAAAGCTGGCCAGCGGCATCCTCAATCCCCCACCGCCAAAACCGGTGCTGGGTGACAATGAGGTCAATAGCGCCATCGAATCCGTGGAACAGCGGCTCATGCACCATCTCACGACCAATGTTTCCGTCCGCCATGCTGAGAAGAAGGGCCACATCGAGATCGATTATTACGGAGTGGAAGATCTCAATCGCCTGCTCTCCCTCATGGGCGTCCCCGAGGAACAGGTGGAGGAATAA
- a CDS encoding DUF423 domain-containing protein — translation MQPDTLRLRLSALVGLTAIWLGATGAHGKLHDAMLAAGTLENWKTGVSYHLPHAILLASLALAGAMGGKRGTWAWNFLFIGVLLFSGSLYLHAVTQTKWLVYVTPFGGVCMMLGWLLLLVARWRRA, via the coding sequence ATGCAACCTGACACCCTCCGCCTCCGCCTTTCAGCCCTGGTAGGTTTGACCGCCATCTGGCTCGGGGCTACAGGAGCCCACGGAAAGCTGCATGATGCCATGCTGGCTGCTGGCACATTGGAAAACTGGAAAACGGGCGTCAGTTACCATCTCCCTCACGCCATATTGCTCGCCAGTCTCGCCCTCGCAGGTGCCATGGGTGGAAAGCGCGGCACCTGGGCGTGGAATTTTTTATTCATCGGCGTGCTACTTTTCAGCGGTTCTCTTTACCTGCATGCCGTCACTCAAACGAAATGGTTGGTCTATGTCACCCCTTTTGGAGGCGTTTGCATGATGCTGGGCTGGCTGCTGCTGCTAGTGGCCCGCTGGCGTCGCGCGTGA
- a CDS encoding outer membrane protein assembly factor BamB family protein, whose product MKLPFFLAFALSASFTNAENWPNWRGPNLDGSSPEKNLPAKFSKTEGVKWAVDVPAISASVPVVWGDKVFITAPIVEKQQLVGLCYDAKTGKELWRKVVSEGGLQWDNKSNLASPSPVTDGERVVFLFADAVAASFDLEGNLQWKRDFKETHGAFATQWTYGSSPMMDGGKLYIQVLQRNETFEFQGFPKGTPGKDMTSYVLAVDPATGKDVWKQLRKTPAEVESLEAFSSPVFTTHGGKRVMLISGGDTLTLHDAATGTEYARLATWNLAGEGYNKFFRLVPSPVVGDGIALVCAPKNSPVFAMPLDSKGQDVPPLWTSNPKEVTTDVSTPAFYEGSFYVLDSGRRTVSRVEPKTGKVIWTGETGSKAKFESSPTVADGKIYMTNFWGEVYVVKAGGDSFELLSMNEMGNGSKPNGDAASCRSSIAAANGCLYIRTQDKLYCVGQ is encoded by the coding sequence ATGAAACTGCCCTTCTTTCTCGCCTTTGCCCTCTCGGCTTCCTTTACCAACGCTGAAAACTGGCCCAACTGGCGTGGTCCGAATCTGGATGGTTCCAGCCCGGAGAAAAACCTGCCGGCGAAGTTTAGCAAAACCGAAGGCGTCAAATGGGCGGTGGATGTGCCTGCTATCTCGGCCTCCGTGCCGGTGGTGTGGGGAGACAAAGTTTTTATCACGGCACCCATCGTGGAGAAGCAACAGCTCGTGGGCCTGTGCTACGATGCCAAAACGGGCAAGGAGCTGTGGCGCAAGGTGGTCTCTGAAGGGGGACTGCAATGGGACAACAAGAGCAATCTCGCCAGCCCCTCTCCCGTGACGGATGGGGAGCGTGTGGTGTTTCTGTTTGCCGATGCGGTAGCGGCCAGCTTTGACCTCGAAGGCAACCTTCAGTGGAAGCGTGATTTCAAAGAAACCCACGGGGCATTTGCCACCCAGTGGACCTATGGCAGCAGCCCAATGATGGACGGCGGCAAACTGTACATCCAGGTGCTACAGCGCAATGAGACCTTCGAGTTTCAGGGTTTCCCCAAAGGCACGCCGGGCAAGGACATGACCAGCTATGTTCTGGCCGTGGACCCTGCGACAGGCAAAGATGTGTGGAAACAACTGCGCAAAACCCCTGCTGAAGTGGAATCCCTGGAAGCCTTTAGCTCACCTGTTTTCACCACGCATGGCGGCAAGCGAGTGATGCTGATTTCAGGTGGTGACACCCTGACTTTGCACGATGCAGCTACGGGCACTGAGTATGCTCGTCTGGCCACCTGGAACCTGGCGGGTGAAGGGTATAACAAATTCTTCCGTCTCGTACCTTCGCCTGTCGTGGGCGATGGCATCGCGCTTGTCTGTGCGCCGAAAAATTCCCCGGTGTTTGCCATGCCGCTGGATAGCAAGGGCCAGGATGTGCCGCCGCTGTGGACCAGCAACCCGAAGGAAGTGACCACGGATGTTTCCACCCCCGCCTTCTATGAGGGCAGCTTTTACGTTCTGGACAGTGGCCGCCGCACCGTGAGTCGTGTGGAGCCGAAGACAGGCAAGGTAATCTGGACGGGCGAAACCGGTAGCAAGGCCAAGTTTGAAAGCAGCCCCACCGTGGCTGATGGCAAGATCTACATGACCAATTTCTGGGGCGAGGTCTATGTGGTCAAAGCAGGTGGTGACAGCTTTGAGCTTCTGAGCATGAATGAAATGGGCAATGGCAGCAAACCGAATGGCGACGCCGCAAGCTGCCGCAGCAGCATCGCCGCTGCCAATGGCTGCCTCTACATCCGCACCCAGGACAAGCTGTACTGCGTGGGCCAGTGA
- a CDS encoding fused MFS/spermidine synthase yields MSKAPTPTSSSPQEKTDRLRPTRLFLGAACFFSGAAMMVIEISAARLLSPLFGNSVYTWTALIGVILIAFSVGGYMGGRLADKRAGLDVLGWLLAGVALLTFFIPALSTWFGPAFAKGGLIDGPVMFSLFLLAVPGALLGAVSPAAVRLYSLTSQDSHIGGAAGTISMLGSLGSFVGTFLSGFFLLGNFGVRSIFIGTAVLLLALAVLAFFLTGKGSAQSAKVLIAGVIAGLIGSLSSPTPALGVIYEHESFYHRIQVTEEGVSPNRRRLLKLDSTHEGGMNPETGDLILAYQHYWRLAMLQDRPIQSALFIGAGAFGMPEEVSRTFPEATVDVAELDPAVIETGRQFFKLDEYPRVKASAGDARHYLRTSGEKKWDLIFGDAYNGMQAIPAHLTTKEFFQLISDHLTPEGVYTMNVISAVQGEKSELLAGMLATLKEVFPHLQIFAVQGSRTTSQNVIILASHHDLSNVVLNQHFPENTWQARLLRTHVPAQYLPTNGQVFTDDFNPVDAIIARGLIR; encoded by the coding sequence ATGTCCAAAGCCCCCACGCCCACCTCATCCTCTCCGCAGGAAAAGACTGACCGCCTTCGTCCCACCCGGCTCTTTTTGGGCGCGGCCTGTTTCTTTTCAGGGGCCGCCATGATGGTCATTGAAATCAGCGCCGCGCGCCTGCTCTCCCCACTGTTTGGCAACAGCGTCTATACTTGGACAGCCCTCATTGGCGTCATCCTCATCGCCTTCAGTGTCGGTGGTTACATGGGCGGGCGCTTGGCAGACAAACGCGCTGGGCTGGATGTCCTAGGTTGGTTGCTCGCCGGCGTAGCCCTACTGACCTTCTTCATCCCCGCACTCAGCACCTGGTTTGGCCCCGCTTTTGCCAAAGGCGGCCTCATTGATGGTCCGGTGATGTTCTCGCTTTTCCTCCTGGCCGTGCCGGGAGCACTCTTGGGTGCCGTTTCACCCGCAGCGGTTCGCCTTTACAGCCTCACCTCTCAGGACAGCCACATCGGCGGGGCCGCAGGCACCATCAGCATGCTCGGCTCGCTGGGCAGTTTCGTCGGCACCTTCCTCTCGGGCTTTTTCCTGTTAGGGAACTTTGGTGTGCGTAGCATCTTCATCGGCACCGCCGTCCTCTTGCTGGCCCTGGCTGTTCTGGCCTTCTTCCTCACGGGCAAAGGTAGCGCTCAATCGGCCAAGGTGCTTATTGCCGGAGTTATCGCCGGCCTCATCGGCTCCCTCTCGTCCCCCACCCCGGCCCTAGGCGTCATTTACGAGCATGAATCCTTTTACCACCGCATCCAGGTGACGGAGGAAGGCGTGAGCCCAAACCGCCGCCGCCTGCTAAAGCTGGACTCCACCCATGAAGGCGGCATGAATCCTGAAACGGGCGATCTCATCCTGGCTTACCAGCACTACTGGCGGCTGGCCATGCTGCAGGACCGCCCCATCCAGAGCGCTCTCTTCATCGGCGCCGGGGCCTTTGGCATGCCAGAGGAAGTCTCTCGCACTTTCCCAGAAGCCACCGTGGATGTGGCCGAACTGGACCCGGCTGTCATCGAAACCGGCCGCCAGTTTTTCAAGCTGGATGAATACCCACGCGTCAAAGCCTCCGCCGGCGATGCCCGCCATTACCTGCGCACCAGTGGTGAAAAAAAATGGGACCTCATCTTTGGCGATGCCTACAATGGCATGCAGGCCATCCCCGCCCACCTCACCACCAAGGAATTTTTCCAGCTCATCTCCGACCACCTCACCCCGGAAGGCGTTTACACCATGAACGTCATCTCCGCCGTGCAGGGAGAGAAATCGGAGCTCCTCGCCGGCATGCTGGCCACTCTGAAAGAGGTGTTTCCTCACCTGCAAATCTTCGCCGTGCAAGGCAGTCGCACCACCTCCCAAAACGTCATTATACTGGCCTCCCATCATGACCTGTCCAACGTGGTCTTGAATCAGCACTTCCCCGAAAACACCTGGCAGGCTCGCCTCCTGCGCACCCACGTTCCCGCGCAGTATCTTCCGACCAATGGCCAAGTCTTCACTGATGATTTCAATCCCGTGGATGCTATCATCGCCCGCGGCCTGATCCGCTAG
- a CDS encoding saccharopine dehydrogenase family protein has translation MAKVLIIGAGGVGRVVTHKCAQLPDVFSEIMLASRTKSKCDSIAAELSRPIQTAAVDADNVPELVKLLKEFQPEVVINVALPYQDLTIMDACLEAGVHYIDTANYEPRDVAKFEYHWQWAYQEKFKAAGLTALLGCGFDPGVTNVYTAYALKHHFSKIDTLDILDCNAGDHGKAFATNFNPEINLREVTANGRYWENGAWVETKPLEIKRSFPFPDGIGPKNIYCLYHEELESLTKHFDIRRARFWMTFGDQYIKHMEVLVNVGMTRIDPVIHKGVPIIPIEFLKTLLPEPGTLGADTKGKTCIGNWIEGTGKDGKFKRYYVYNIKDHEDCYKETNSQGVSYTTGVPAMIAAKQLLTNEEYRQPGVWNVEQLNPDPFMADLNEYGLPWVETWPTEPLPGE, from the coding sequence ATGGCAAAAGTTCTCATCATCGGCGCAGGCGGCGTTGGCCGCGTGGTCACCCACAAATGCGCTCAGCTCCCCGACGTTTTTAGCGAGATCATGCTCGCCTCCCGCACCAAATCCAAGTGCGACAGCATCGCGGCGGAATTGAGCCGCCCCATCCAGACCGCCGCTGTGGATGCGGACAATGTGCCCGAGCTGGTCAAGCTGCTGAAGGAATTCCAGCCGGAGGTTGTCATCAATGTGGCCCTGCCTTACCAGGATCTCACCATCATGGATGCCTGCCTTGAGGCCGGTGTGCACTACATTGACACCGCCAATTATGAGCCACGCGATGTCGCCAAGTTTGAATACCACTGGCAGTGGGCTTACCAGGAAAAATTCAAAGCCGCCGGCCTCACTGCCCTGCTCGGCTGCGGGTTCGACCCGGGCGTGACCAATGTGTACACCGCCTACGCCCTGAAGCATCACTTCAGCAAGATCGATACGCTGGACATCCTCGACTGCAATGCAGGCGATCACGGCAAGGCCTTCGCCACCAATTTCAACCCCGAGATCAACCTCCGCGAAGTCACCGCCAATGGCCGTTACTGGGAAAATGGTGCCTGGGTAGAAACCAAACCGCTCGAAATCAAACGCAGCTTTCCCTTCCCGGACGGCATCGGGCCCAAGAACATCTATTGCCTGTATCACGAAGAGCTGGAGTCTCTGACCAAACATTTCGACATCCGCCGCGCCCGCTTTTGGATGACCTTCGGCGACCAATACATCAAGCACATGGAAGTGCTGGTGAATGTGGGCATGACCCGCATTGATCCTGTGATCCACAAAGGCGTGCCGATCATCCCCATCGAGTTCCTCAAGACCTTGCTGCCTGAGCCGGGCACTCTGGGTGCCGATACCAAAGGCAAGACCTGCATCGGCAACTGGATCGAAGGCACGGGCAAAGATGGTAAGTTCAAACGCTACTACGTTTACAACATCAAGGACCACGAAGACTGCTACAAGGAAACGAATAGCCAGGGCGTCAGCTACACCACCGGTGTACCAGCCATGATCGCCGCCAAGCAGCTCCTCACCAATGAAGAGTATCGCCAGCCCGGCGTCTGGAACGTCGAGCAACTCAACCCCGATCCCTTCATGGCTGACCTCAATGAATACGGTCTGCCGTGGGTGGAAACCTGGCCTACCGAGCCACTTCCTGGCGAATAA
- a CDS encoding SDR family NAD(P)-dependent oxidoreductase: protein MFSLAHKTAVITGAGSGIGQAIALLFARQGAHVEVLDLKLESAQVTVDQIVAEGGSARAMACDVGDHAGVKKVFDDISVRRPRLDILVNNAGIAHIGTVLTTTEADMDRLYQINIKGVFNCSQAAIERMVAQGGGVVLNMCSIAAQMGLADRFAYSMTKGAVLMMTYSMAKDYIKQGIRCNCISPARVHTPFVDGYLAKTYPGQEEAMFQKLSEAQPIGRMAQPSEIAALALYLCSDEAGFITGSSYPIDGGAVNLR, encoded by the coding sequence ATGTTTTCACTCGCTCATAAAACCGCTGTCATCACAGGTGCAGGCTCTGGCATCGGTCAGGCCATCGCTCTGCTTTTTGCCCGTCAGGGAGCACATGTGGAGGTGCTGGATCTGAAGTTGGAATCTGCCCAGGTGACCGTGGATCAAATCGTAGCGGAAGGTGGCAGCGCGCGGGCCATGGCCTGTGATGTGGGGGATCACGCCGGGGTGAAAAAGGTCTTTGATGACATCAGCGTGCGCCGTCCACGGCTGGACATCCTGGTGAACAATGCGGGCATCGCCCACATCGGCACCGTCTTGACCACTACGGAGGCGGACATGGACCGGCTTTACCAGATCAACATCAAAGGGGTGTTTAATTGCTCCCAAGCCGCCATTGAGAGAATGGTGGCACAGGGTGGGGGTGTGGTGCTGAACATGTGCTCCATCGCGGCGCAGATGGGATTGGCAGATCGGTTTGCGTACTCGATGACCAAGGGTGCGGTGCTGATGATGACCTACTCGATGGCGAAGGACTACATCAAGCAAGGCATTCGCTGCAACTGCATCAGCCCGGCCCGTGTGCACACGCCCTTTGTGGATGGGTATCTGGCCAAAACCTATCCGGGCCAGGAAGAGGCGATGTTTCAAAAGCTCAGTGAGGCCCAACCGATCGGCCGCATGGCTCAGCCCTCCGAGATCGCTGCTTTGGCGCTGTATCTGTGCAGCGACGAGGCGGGGTTCATCACCGGTAGCTCGTACCCCATTGATGGAGGTGCCGTGAACCTGCGGTGA
- a CDS encoding bifunctional serine/threonine-protein kinase/formylglycine-generating enzyme family protein produces MSRPASVPFPPPGPSGDDEASPADSQAGIQLPAPPRGPRGPRDKDGPPSHRDDILIPDYTLIKRIGSGAYGEVWLAQSVTGAYRAVKIVWREDFELTRTFHREFLGIQQFEPISRGHPCMVHILHVGWNEQRGFYYCVMELADDAEEGPNFESVATYVPRTLGTDMKRHGRLDLIFCRDAGVYLADALYYMHNRGLTHRDIKPSNIIFCGGVCKLADIGLVAGFGERTFVGTEGFVPPEGPGTAQADIYSLGKVLYEMSSGKDRMEFPEVPINLGDDEWPFWLDLNRVICKACAPDLKERFQTAGEFAEALQRVGEKRPETFFRRFSRAAVFTLVGSALTGASITAAKYQDEWAYELPLPIKAAPPLPQPPQKGRPWQNVYRQWFTFSKDRHIADLPVEVTLFLDFQNATQRPAEFGVVQFVTPDKKTLNCVMIQDADADAFCDWMTQRDRQSGRLDIDHEYSWRVANIPTQKGTTTRSDWQAIRTEIVRVPYGRISLDSTPRGAEVYEGEQSVGRTPLQLSRVRAAKFEYEVRLPGYKSEFARGNLKEGQAMSFNLRLKATGSAVFGKPWENSLDIKMVPMGRSMLATIETRRKDFAEFARSTNLPPVEGRILDADLDLPVTHVTRAEAEQFCRWLTDRERGKGLLEPDQEYRLPTDDEWSMAAYLPREVGATPADRSNRIEGIYPWGFTPSPTVKVANLQDKSADPTGKKSVLGYDDGAAGLAPVGSLRADSRGLFDLSGNVWEWVADPWDTTSAEGVARGAAFTTSERQQLLASYRRKLSPASREADVGFRILLIGSGLSARDDE; encoded by the coding sequence ATGTCGCGACCAGCCTCTGTCCCCTTCCCACCGCCGGGTCCCTCCGGCGATGACGAGGCGTCCCCAGCTGACTCCCAGGCAGGCATTCAGCTCCCCGCGCCACCACGGGGCCCCCGAGGGCCACGCGATAAAGATGGCCCGCCTTCGCACCGGGATGACATCCTCATTCCTGACTACACGCTGATCAAACGCATAGGCTCTGGAGCTTATGGCGAAGTTTGGCTGGCCCAAAGCGTGACGGGGGCCTACCGCGCCGTGAAAATCGTCTGGCGCGAGGACTTCGAACTCACCCGCACCTTTCATCGTGAATTCCTTGGCATTCAGCAGTTTGAGCCCATTTCCCGTGGCCATCCCTGCATGGTCCACATTCTGCATGTAGGATGGAATGAGCAGCGCGGGTTTTACTACTGCGTCATGGAACTGGCGGATGATGCAGAAGAAGGGCCCAACTTTGAGAGCGTCGCCACTTACGTTCCTCGCACGCTCGGCACGGATATGAAGCGGCATGGGCGGCTTGATCTCATCTTTTGCCGGGATGCTGGCGTCTATCTGGCGGATGCTCTTTACTACATGCACAATCGCGGGTTGACCCACCGCGACATCAAGCCATCCAACATCATTTTCTGTGGAGGCGTCTGCAAGCTGGCAGACATCGGTCTTGTGGCTGGTTTTGGCGAGCGCACCTTTGTCGGCACGGAGGGGTTTGTTCCACCGGAAGGTCCCGGCACGGCCCAGGCCGATATCTACAGCCTGGGCAAGGTGCTTTATGAAATGAGCAGCGGTAAAGACCGCATGGAATTTCCGGAAGTCCCCATCAATCTAGGCGATGATGAATGGCCCTTTTGGCTGGATCTGAATCGTGTGATCTGCAAAGCCTGCGCCCCAGATCTGAAAGAGCGCTTTCAGACCGCAGGCGAGTTTGCTGAAGCCCTGCAACGCGTGGGTGAAAAACGCCCCGAAACCTTCTTCCGTCGTTTTAGCCGTGCAGCCGTTTTCACCTTGGTGGGCTCCGCCCTCACGGGGGCTAGCATCACCGCCGCAAAGTACCAGGATGAGTGGGCCTATGAGCTTCCCCTGCCCATCAAAGCTGCACCGCCACTGCCGCAACCACCGCAGAAAGGCCGCCCCTGGCAGAACGTTTACCGCCAGTGGTTCACCTTCAGCAAGGATCGCCACATCGCGGATCTCCCCGTCGAGGTTACTCTATTTCTCGACTTCCAGAATGCCACCCAGCGTCCAGCAGAGTTCGGCGTGGTGCAGTTCGTCACCCCGGATAAAAAGACCTTGAACTGTGTCATGATCCAGGATGCCGATGCCGATGCGTTTTGTGACTGGATGACTCAGCGAGACCGTCAAAGTGGTCGCCTAGACATTGACCACGAATACTCCTGGCGAGTGGCCAATATCCCCACACAAAAAGGCACCACCACCCGATCCGACTGGCAGGCTATCCGCACCGAAATCGTGCGGGTCCCCTATGGCCGCATCAGTCTGGACAGCACACCCCGTGGGGCCGAGGTCTATGAGGGAGAGCAGTCCGTCGGGCGCACACCCTTGCAACTCTCCCGCGTTCGGGCAGCCAAATTTGAATACGAGGTCAGGCTGCCGGGTTATAAAAGTGAGTTCGCGCGGGGCAATCTCAAAGAGGGCCAAGCCATGAGCTTTAACCTGCGCCTGAAGGCCACTGGCTCGGCGGTTTTTGGCAAGCCCTGGGAAAACAGCCTGGACATCAAAATGGTGCCCATGGGCCGCTCCATGCTGGCCACCATCGAGACCCGGCGGAAGGACTTCGCCGAGTTTGCCCGCAGCACCAATCTACCACCTGTCGAAGGCCGCATCTTGGATGCCGATCTCGATCTCCCCGTCACCCACGTGACGCGTGCCGAGGCCGAGCAATTCTGCCGCTGGCTCACAGATCGTGAACGCGGCAAGGGCCTGCTGGAACCCGACCAAGAATATCGTCTCCCCACCGATGATGAATGGAGCATGGCCGCCTACCTTCCGCGCGAAGTCGGGGCCACCCCTGCGGACCGTAGCAACCGCATCGAAGGCATTTATCCCTGGGGATTCACCCCGTCCCCCACGGTCAAAGTGGCCAACCTACAGGACAAATCCGCCGATCCGACCGGGAAAAAGTCAGTTCTCGGCTACGATGATGGTGCCGCAGGTCTTGCGCCAGTCGGTAGCCTGCGGGCGGATAGTCGCGGCCTGTTTGACCTTTCCGGCAATGTCTGGGAATGGGTGGCCGATCCCTGGGACACCACCAGCGCAGAGGGGGTGGCACGTGGGGCTGCCTTTACCACATCCGAGCGCCAGCAGTTGCTAGCTTCTTACCGCCGCAAGCTTTCACCTGCCTCACGCGAGGCCGATGTCGGCTTTCGTATCCTTCTCATCGGTTCTGGCCTCAGCGCCCGAGACGATGAATAA
- a CDS encoding nuclear transport factor 2 family protein has product MRFLSALWLCCLLVACSPAAPADQPEIETFLQRYFSTWSAKDMTGYQSCFHPTARISFVGAKGQTDSQGLTDFIHGQKLGHERSPEPMTEVPTDMKISGDARVAQAAVRWKLTKGRETVTGTDYFTLVKTPEGWKIASLVFYND; this is encoded by the coding sequence ATGCGTTTCCTCTCCGCTCTTTGGCTATGCTGTCTGCTTGTGGCGTGCAGTCCAGCCGCTCCCGCTGACCAGCCCGAGATCGAAACCTTCCTACAGCGGTATTTTTCCACGTGGTCAGCCAAGGACATGACGGGTTACCAGTCGTGCTTCCACCCCACAGCGCGAATCAGTTTCGTCGGAGCTAAAGGCCAGACCGATAGCCAAGGCCTCACCGATTTCATCCACGGGCAAAAGCTGGGGCATGAGCGCTCGCCCGAGCCGATGACCGAGGTGCCCACCGACATGAAAATCTCAGGCGATGCCCGCGTGGCCCAGGCCGCCGTGCGTTGGAAGCTGACTAAGGGCCGCGAAACCGTGACAGGCACAGACTACTTCACGCTCGTCAAAACTCCCGAGGGCTGGAAGATCGCCAGCTTGGTTTTCTACAACGACTGA
- a CDS encoding exo-beta-N-acetylmuramidase NamZ family protein, which translates to MMMRISLLAFYKALKAAYHILHLTAAPATASVARMGSRRSFLLSGTAFLTGCQMMPTQQAMPMQQGGPFMLGIDFLASRNFDLLRGKRVGLITNHTSVTGRGEMTRVVMQRALGSSLTALYAPEHGIDGSIGAGIHVSTRRDSVTGLTVYSLYGPTRKPTPQMLAPIDVLVFDLQDIGCRSYTYISTMAVAMEACAENGKHFVVLDRPNPMGGWRVEGPPLESKWKSFVGQVPVPYVHGMTTGELAMMTAAKGWITQAPRLNVVKMQGWTRNMVWQDTGLRWYRTSPNIPYATSPQYYVATGILGGGSAVDIGIGTENPFGYAGGSGVHPQAMLAACQRWNMPGVSFSPYSRNGFGGVRLNIHPRAQADLTALDVMLLGELNRLTGGKVLGRMSGSKLNLFHKVYGSESLYSNLRSGVPASRIVSGWGGWISSFRSARQRYLLYP; encoded by the coding sequence ATGATGATGCGCATTTCTCTTCTCGCCTTCTACAAGGCGCTGAAGGCAGCTTATCACATTCTCCATTTGACCGCCGCACCTGCCACCGCCTCTGTCGCCCGCATGGGTTCACGACGTTCCTTTCTCCTCTCGGGTACCGCCTTTCTCACAGGGTGCCAGATGATGCCAACCCAGCAGGCCATGCCGATGCAGCAGGGTGGCCCCTTCATGCTCGGCATTGATTTCCTAGCCTCACGAAACTTCGATCTTTTGCGCGGCAAACGTGTGGGCCTCATCACCAACCATACCAGCGTCACAGGCCGTGGTGAGATGACCCGCGTGGTCATGCAGCGCGCGCTTGGCTCTTCCCTCACAGCCCTGTATGCACCCGAACATGGCATCGATGGCTCCATCGGCGCGGGCATCCACGTCAGCACCCGGCGGGATAGCGTGACAGGCCTCACTGTCTATTCGCTATACGGCCCCACCCGCAAGCCGACCCCCCAGATGCTGGCCCCGATTGATGTGCTGGTCTTTGACCTCCAAGACATCGGCTGCCGCAGCTACACCTACATCAGTACCATGGCCGTCGCCATGGAGGCCTGTGCGGAGAATGGCAAACACTTCGTCGTGCTGGATCGGCCCAACCCCATGGGTGGGTGGCGAGTGGAAGGGCCGCCACTGGAGTCGAAATGGAAGTCCTTTGTTGGTCAAGTCCCCGTGCCCTATGTCCATGGAATGACCACCGGGGAGCTGGCCATGATGACTGCCGCGAAGGGCTGGATCACTCAGGCTCCACGCCTGAATGTCGTAAAAATGCAAGGCTGGACGCGCAACATGGTCTGGCAGGATACGGGCCTGCGCTGGTACCGCACCTCCCCCAATATCCCCTACGCCACCTCTCCTCAGTACTATGTAGCCACCGGCATTCTGGGGGGCGGCTCAGCCGTGGATATTGGAATTGGCACCGAAAATCCTTTTGGTTATGCCGGCGGCAGCGGGGTCCATCCCCAGGCCATGCTGGCAGCCTGCCAGCGCTGGAATATGCCTGGCGTCAGCTTCAGCCCTTATTCACGCAACGGCTTTGGTGGCGTGAGACTGAATATCCATCCACGTGCCCAGGCTGATCTCACCGCCCTGGATGTCATGCTTTTAGGAGAATTGAATCGCCTCACTGGCGGCAAAGTGCTGGGCCGCATGAGTGGCTCGAAGCTCAATCTTTTCCATAAAGTCTATGGTAGTGAATCCCTTTACAGCAACCTACGCAGCGGAGTTCCTGCGAGCCGGATTGTCTCGGGCTGGGGCGGCTGGATCAGCTCATTCCGCAGCGCACGCCAGCGTTATCTGCTGTATCCGTAA